In the Thiobacter sp. AK1 genome, one interval contains:
- a CDS encoding DNA methyltransferase, with translation MTVLLAETAQFDLFAAAAEPHDRLDRLLRDPRTRGERIERELWTSRQRQGNSLHEVSYRACFKPQLPHFFIARLTQPGERVFDPFSGRGTTAIEAALLGRRIAANDINPLSEILTRPRVAPPRIDEIRERLSAIDFQADAAVDEDDPDLSPFYHPETEQQIRALRHYLAERQRTGSEDAVDRWIRMVATNRLTGHSPGFFSVYTLPPNQATTPERQREINLKRGQAPEKRDVAAIILKKSAQLLSGLSEAQRQKMVALAIDAWFSTGRAQNLAAVPDGSIALTVTSPPFLDVVQYAEDNWLRCWFNCIDAQAVGRQMSVSRSLSVWSEEMAATLRELYRVTRQGGHVAFEVGEVRGGQVKLDEVIAPLGQAAGFAVKAVLINQQRFTKTANIWGVANNRKGTNTNRIVLFIKE, from the coding sequence ATGACCGTCCTCTTGGCAGAAACGGCACAATTCGATTTGTTTGCTGCGGCAGCCGAGCCCCATGATCGGCTCGATCGCCTGTTGCGTGACCCGCGCACCCGTGGTGAGCGTATTGAGCGTGAGTTGTGGACCTCGCGCCAGCGTCAGGGGAACAGCCTGCACGAGGTTTCCTATCGCGCCTGTTTCAAACCTCAGTTGCCGCATTTCTTTATCGCGCGGCTGACACAACCCGGTGAGCGGGTGTTCGATCCTTTTTCGGGGCGTGGCACGACGGCGATCGAGGCGGCGCTGCTCGGACGTCGCATCGCCGCCAACGACATCAACCCCTTGAGCGAGATTCTTACCCGCCCCAGGGTTGCTCCGCCACGGATCGATGAAATCCGCGAGCGCTTGAGCGCCATCGACTTTCAGGCCGATGCTGCCGTTGATGAGGATGATCCTGATCTTTCCCCGTTCTATCACCCAGAAACAGAGCAGCAAATTCGCGCCTTGCGACACTATCTTGCCGAACGCCAACGGACGGGCAGTGAGGATGCGGTGGATCGCTGGATTCGCATGGTGGCCACCAATCGACTGACCGGCCATTCGCCGGGGTTCTTTTCCGTTTATACGCTGCCACCGAATCAGGCAACCACGCCAGAGCGTCAAAGGGAAATCAACCTCAAGCGCGGCCAGGCACCAGAAAAACGCGACGTGGCCGCGATCATATTGAAGAAATCGGCGCAGCTATTGTCTGGATTGAGCGAAGCACAGCGACAAAAAATGGTTGCGCTTGCCATCGACGCCTGGTTCTCGACGGGGCGGGCGCAGAATCTGGCAGCAGTTCCTGACGGCAGTATCGCGCTGACCGTCACCTCGCCGCCATTTCTCGACGTGGTCCAGTATGCCGAGGACAACTGGCTGCGCTGCTGGTTCAACTGTATCGATGCGCAGGCAGTGGGTCGCCAGATGTCGGTGAGCCGCTCGCTCTCCGTCTGGAGCGAAGAAATGGCAGCAACCCTACGCGAGCTTTATCGGGTGACACGGCAGGGTGGGCACGTGGCCTTCGAAGTCGGCGAGGTGCGCGGCGGCCAGGTCAAGCTGGACGAGGTGATCGCGCCGCTCGGGCAGGCAGCCGGATTCGCCGTCAAAGCGGTGTTGATCAACCAGCAGCGCTTTACCAAAACCGCCAACATCTGGGGGGTTGCCAACAATCGCAAAGGCACCAACACCAATCGCATCGTGCTTTTCATCAAGGAATGA